DNA sequence from the Tissierella sp. MB52-C2 genome:
AAAAGGAAAAGTCAGTAAAAAAAATGCAAAGAAATACATATTGTATATGTGAGAATATAAGAAGATTGTCACTGAATGTGTCAATTATCAAAGAGCCAGACGTTAAGACGCAGAGTTGATAACCATTGAGAAAACTCATGGTCATCGGCTCTTTCATATGTCCGCCAAATAAAAAAACGTATCCAATGATCATCTCATTTTTAAATGTAGTCATGGATATTTCCCAGACATAACTCATTCTTTAAGCATTTGTCTAAACCTCCAAAGATGCAAATCTACTTTAACTTGACACTATGTAGATATAAAGAGTCTTTTAGGTCTTTGATTAAAATTTAAATTGGTTATTGTTATGGATAAATATCAAATCCAATTTAAATAAATATCTTTCTCAATTTCAGACATAAAACAATATTATTGGGAAAGCCATTCAGCTTTTGCATAAGAGGTGCTAAAAAATATGACATCAGGGTTATTATTTAACTCGTCTGTTTTAAAAACCAAGCTATTACGGTAAAATTTGGTTGAAGTAATAATGATAATGGGATAAGATTATACAATAAAAAGGAATTTGAAATTGTAATTTAAAAAGAATTAAGATTACAAAGCATAAGTTTTATTTCATGATAAAATGCTGTAGTCAAGATTTTCAAATTAGCCCAGTGATAGTTTGGGATTGAAGGAGTGATAGGATTATGGATATTTGGGAAGAAATGTATAAGAAAGCTAGAATAGTTCAGAATGGAAGAGAGATTTCTCCATTCATAGAAGCCGGCGGCGTTGCTGCTGCAATTTTAACTAAAGAAGATAATATTTATGTTGGTGTTTGTATTGACACTGCCAGTACTCTAGGAATGTGTGCGGAGAGAAATGCCATTGCTAACATGATTACAAATGGAGAAAGTCAAATAGTTAAAGTCGTAGCGGTCATGCCCGGCGGTAAAGTTGGTTCCCCCTGTGGTGCTTGCAGAGAATATATGATGCAGTTAGACCGTGAAAGCGGCGAGATTGAAATTTTGCTTGATCTTGAAACTAAAAAAACGGTTAAATTAAAAGAGCTCATTCCAGATTGGTGGGGATATGACAGATTTAATTCATAAACGTTGATAAACAAATTCCAGTAAATTAAGCAGACTAACTGGTGTAAAAATAGGAATTTGAAGGAAAGGTTTATATAATAGGAGGCAGTTTATGGAGCTAAGATATACAACGAAGTTCCCAGCAAAAGAAGACTTATATGCCCTTTATGGGAATCTGGGATGGAATGACTTTTTAAAGTTGTCTCCGGAACAGTTATTAATTGCAATGAAGCAAAGCTGGTATTCTATTTATGTATACAGTGGAAATAAACTTGTTGCAACAGGCAGGATTGTTTCAGACGGGATTATTAATGCCTATTTATGTGGACTAGGCGTTGATTCTCATTTTAGAGACCGGGGAATCGGAACAGAAATAAGTAAAAGATTGATGACTCATTGTCTTAAAAATAATTTACATATACAACTTTTCCGCGAAGAGAACTTAGTCCCGTATTATAAGAAAGTGGGGCTCGAAAAATTTGCAATAGGTATGCAGGTGAAATAAAGAAATAGCTGGACAAAATTAGCAAATCTTGAAGTAATCATCTATAAAACTTGGGCATATAAACGGAAATAAACAGGAATTGGAAGGATTAAAACATCGCTTATAAAGCCAATTTACATTAGTTTGGGAGGTTTAAATGATTAAATATTTAGATACTTGTAAGGAAACTAATCGCCTACAAATACGACCATTAAATATTGAAGATAGTAGATAGTTTATAGTTATATATTAAGTGCATTTATGTGGAGGAGATATTATTATGAAACATGATAATTTAGAAGAATATAGAGACCCTATAAATTATGATTTAGAATTTGGAGGGGAAACTGATAAATATAACTTTTATCTTGAACTTGCTAAATCAAATCCAGGAGAAGTTTTGGAACTGGCTTGTGGTACTGGGCTTACAGGAATACATTTGGCACAATCAGGCATAGAGGTTTTAGGGGTAGATATAACTAAGGATATGATAGAGTATGGAAGAATTAAGGGAGAAGGTTTACCTATAACTTTTATAGAGGGAGATGCTAGAACATTTCAAACAGAAAAGCGTTTTTCTATGGTATTTTTAACGGGAAATGCATTTCAAGCATTTTTAAATGAAGAGGATCAAAATAGATTACTTCAAACAGTATACAAACATTTGAATACAAATGGAATATTTGCATTTGAAACTAGAAACCCTTTGGGAACAGATTTATCTGAAGAAGATGAAGATATTTGGGGAGAATTTACAGATAAAGATGGAGTAGTAGTGAAAGTATCTGGAACGCAGTCTTATGATGATAAAAATAATATAATGCACTGGACTACTTTTCGCGACTGGGGATTTAAAAAGACTACATCTAGAATAGCTTGCAAATTTACAGATAATGAAACTTTAAAATCCTTATTAGAAAGAAATGGATTCGTCATAGAAAATCAATATTCAGATTGGAACAAAACAGAATTTTCACCTTTAGATTCTAGTATTATTAGTATTTGTAGAAAAATTTAGTTGAAATAAAAAAGTAGAGAAATTTAAACTTCTCTACTTTTTTATTTATTAAAATCTTCTGCTATGGTGTGTTCTGTTAATTCAGATATGTTCATTATCTTTTTATTTATCATATTATGAAAACAATTAGGCAAATGGTCTTCATGTGCCCTATGTATTGCAACACATTCAATACATTTACCATGAAATTTACAGGCTTTTGTACAAGAGCAATGGTCCTGTGTTTTCATAGCATTTCTTAAATCTTCAACAAATTCATCTTGAATTTTCAATCCTTCTGCTCTATTTCCCTTATGAAACTCTTCCATAGCTTTTTTCTCTTTTGGATTTCCATCAATAATCATATAATCCCTCCTAGATTTTAAAACATTGATTATT
Encoded proteins:
- a CDS encoding GNAT family N-acetyltransferase, encoding MELRYTTKFPAKEDLYALYGNLGWNDFLKLSPEQLLIAMKQSWYSIYVYSGNKLVATGRIVSDGIINAYLCGLGVDSHFRDRGIGTEISKRLMTHCLKNNLHIQLFREENLVPYYKKVGLEKFAIGMQVK
- a CDS encoding cytidine deaminase, whose protein sequence is MDIWEEMYKKARIVQNGREISPFIEAGGVAAAILTKEDNIYVGVCIDTASTLGMCAERNAIANMITNGESQIVKVVAVMPGGKVGSPCGACREYMMQLDRESGEIEILLDLETKKTVKLKELIPDWWGYDRFNS
- a CDS encoding class I SAM-dependent methyltransferase yields the protein MKHDNLEEYRDPINYDLEFGGETDKYNFYLELAKSNPGEVLELACGTGLTGIHLAQSGIEVLGVDITKDMIEYGRIKGEGLPITFIEGDARTFQTEKRFSMVFLTGNAFQAFLNEEDQNRLLQTVYKHLNTNGIFAFETRNPLGTDLSEEDEDIWGEFTDKDGVVVKVSGTQSYDDKNNIMHWTTFRDWGFKKTTSRIACKFTDNETLKSLLERNGFVIENQYSDWNKTEFSPLDSSIISICRKI
- a CDS encoding LPS biosynthesis protein; this encodes MIIDGNPKEKKAMEEFHKGNRAEGLKIQDEFVEDLRNAMKTQDHCSCTKACKFHGKCIECVAIHRAHEDHLPNCFHNMINKKIMNISELTEHTIAEDFNK